The genomic DNA GCGGCCGGAGGCCGGACCAGGTGCTGCTCTACCTCTGCCGGGACCCCGATCCGGACGGGAAGGCGGAACCCGACCCCGGCGGCAGTCCCGGGCCCGACCTCGAGTCCGGCCGAGGTCCCGCCCGGGGGCCCGACCCCCGCGCGGAGGGCCTGGGCGGAGGGCCGGCGGTCCTCACCCGCCTGCAGCCGCTGGCCCGCGCGCTGGCCCGGGCCTTCGAGAACGAGGGAGTGGTGGTGAAGGAGTCGCTCTGCATCTCCGCCGGGCGGTGGCGCTCGTTCCTGTGCACCGGGGCGAGCTGCTGCGATCCCGACGGCACACCGATCCGGCCCGCGCACCTGCCGAGCCCGTTGGCCGCTGCGGCGACCTTCGCCGGGCTCGCCCCGAGGGGCAGCCGGAAGGCCATCGTCGCGGGCCTCGCACCCGTGGGCCCGCCGGTCTCGGACGTCCAGCGCCGGGCCATCGAGGAGGCCGGGCCGCCGTTCATCCGGGAGCTGACCGGCCCGCTCGGCCGGGCCGGGACGGTCGACCGCACCGGAGAGCTGATCGCCGAGGCGATGGCGGCGTTCGGGGCGGGCGCCAAGGGGATCGACGCGGCCCGGACCGCCCGCCTGCTCGTCGGACTCCAGGACAAGCTCGGCCGAGACCGCGGCGCGGAGTACGCGGAACCGCACGAACTGGTCCAGGCCCAGCGGCTCTGGCGCTTCCTCATCCAGCGCTGCGTGCCGCCGTTCGACTACCTCGCGACCCCGCCGATGACCCTGCTCGCGTGGGCGTCCTGGCTCGGCGGTGACAGCGCGACCGCCCGCATCGTCCTCTCCCGCGCCCTGGACCTCGACCCCGGGTACACGCTGGCCCAGCTGCTCTACGAGTCGCTCAACGGCGGGCTGACGCCGGAGAAGCTGTTGGAGGCGGTGCGCCACGAGCGGTCCGAGCGGATCCGGCGCAGCGGTACCGGGCGCCCGGAGGGCGGCGTGGTGGAGGCGTCGGGCATGCCCGACGGACGGGGCGGGCCGGAGGCGCCGAAGCCGACGACGCCGGAGGGTCCGGTGGGTCCGGTGGGTCCGGGAGGTTCGGGGGGTTCGGACGGGCCGGACGGACCGGTGACGCCGGCGGGGCCGGATCGGGCGGACCGGGCGGATCCCGGGCTCCCGGCCGTCTCGGGGCCCGGTGAGGAGGGCGGGGTTCGCCCGGCCGGTGCGGGGGAGCGCGGGGGGCGCGGTGCCGGGCCCGGGGCGGGGGCTCGCCGGCGGGGGGCGCCGGACCCCGGTGGCGACCCGGGCGGCGGCCAGCCGCCCGAGCTGCCCGAGCCGGGGGAGGACGGTCCTCCGGTCGGGGACGCCGCGGCAGGCGCCCGGCGCTCGGTCCGGCGGCGGATCCGGCTGCGGGTCCGGCAGGCGGCCGAGCAGGGCGCGGAGATCCCGGGTCCGGGCCGGGGGATGCCGCGCGGGCGAGCGGGCGGAGGGTGGTCGAGGTGAGCGCGCTGCTTGCGCAGGTGCTCGGGGCCGCGCGGGGGAGGGCGGCCGGTCCGGCCGCCCTCCCGGGCGGGCGGTTCCGGCTAGATCTCGCCCTGGGCCATCCGGATCAGCCGGTCCAGCACGCCGCCCCCGCTGACCCGCAGGCCGTCGTGCTCCCACTCGTTGGTCACCCACACCCGGGTGTTCGCGACGGCGTCCGCCGTCTCCAGGGAGTGGGCCGTGTCGACGTACATGTCGTCGTGGTAGACGGCCGCGAAGACCGGCACCTCGTTGGCCGCGAGCCGCTCGGTGTCGTACAGGTCGCTCCAGTCCGTGCGCTCCGCGAGCAGCTGCGCCGTCTCGCGCAGCGGCCGCAGCGACGGGTCGGTCTCGAACATCCAGGGGTAGATCATCTCCCCGGTGAACAGCACCGGCCGGTCGTCGGCCAGCGCCTGCGCTGCGTCGAACTCGGGGAACTCCTTGCGCACGCGCTCCGCCGACCACTCCGTGCCGCGGCCGTCGACCGAACGCTGCCCGTAGATCGACTCGTGCAGCACGGCGTACAGCGGCCCCTGGGCGAAGGAGAGCTGTGCCTGGGCACCCGCGAGGAAGGTGTCGGAGAGCTCGGGCCCGGCCGCGCCGTCCACCCACGCCTCCTCCAGCAGGTAGTGGAGGCTGAACGAGCCGGTGCCGCTGCCGAGCATCATGCCCAGCGCCTGGAACGCCTCGACGGTCAGCGTGCCGCCGTCCGGCAGGGTGGCGGGGCGATCGGCGAGGTGGGCGGCGATCCGGCGCACCGCGGCCACGTCCTGCGGGAAGCGCCGGTAGTGGCCGGCGTTCTTGCGGGCCACCCGCGGGTACGCCGCGCGGTAGACCTCGTCCGCCGAGCGGCGCAGCCCGGCCAGTCCGCCCGTCACGAACGCCTCGCGCAGCCCCTCCGGGGCCAGCGACAGGTAGGTCAGGGTGCAGAAGCCGCCGAAGCTCTGGCCGAGCAGGCTCCACCGGCCGTCCGGGCCCAGCAGACGGTGCCGGACCAACTCGGCGTCCCGCACGATCGAGTCCGCGCGGAAGTGGGCCAGGTACTCGGCCTGCTGCCGGGCGTCGCCCCGGCGGGCCAGGGTCTGCCGGGTGGCGGGCGTCGACCGCCCGGTGCCGCGCTGGTCGAGCAGCAGGACTCGGTAGTCGTCGAGTGCCCGGGTGAGCCAACCGTCCTTGCCCAGCGGGCGGTTGGCCTTGCCGCCCGGGCCGCCCTGCAGGTAGACCAGCCACGGCAGGTCGTCGTGCGCCCGGCCGGGGGCGACCACCTCGCGCGCGTAGAGCTCGATCTGCTCGCCGTCCGGCGCCCGGTGGTCGAGCGGGACCTGGAAGACGTGGTCGGTGGTGACGATCCCGGGCAGTCGGCTGACGGTGGACATGCAACTCCTTGGTGCGGGGTTGTCGCTGCTGAGTCGGGGCGGCGTCCGCCGGGGTCTCCGGTGCGGGCGCCACTGCCTCCGCACCGTATCCTGACGGCGGACCGGATCCGGTGGAGGGCGGCCGCCGACAGCGGCGACCCGAGGCCGACACCCCGACCGGACCACCACCGGCGCCCTGCGGGGGCCCGGGGGCGCGCCGCCGGGCGGGCACCACGCGGTGCCGGCGCTCGAGCCGACCTCCGGTGTCAGGGCGTGACCTGGGGCGGGTGCACGGCGTTCAACCTGCGGAACGCCACGGCGCTCCGCACCGGCGTCGGACTCCTGGCCGCAGTCGGGCGGCCACCGCGCAGTGTCGCGCGACCGGCGTCACGGCGGGACGGACACGTCCGTGGAGGAGAGAACGGACCCGCTCCGGCCGGGTGGCCGGGGGCCGCCACCGTCCGGGCCGCTGCCGCGCACACCGGCGGCGGGAGAGCAGCACAGACCGCGATCGAGCACACTCGCGGCCGGCCGGAGACGCAGCCGCCGGTCGACCGAGGGGAGGAGAACCCGGTGACCGCCTCAAGGCCACCACAGGCAGCGCCGCACGCGGCGCCACCTGTCCCCGCAGCCACCCCGCAGTACCCGGCCGGCCCCGCCCCCGGCCCGGCCCGCGCGGGCGCTCCGGGCGGTCCCGGCGATGCCGGCTTCCACGACGGCTTCCACGGCGGACCGGGTCCGTCCGCAGGCGCGCCGGCGGCGCCGGGTGCGCCCGGGACGGCGCCCGTGCCGACCGGGGCAACGGCGGCCGCCCCGACGGGCCCCGTCGGCTTCCGGAGCCCGGCCGGTCCGCCGTCGGCCGTGGGCGGTGCCGGGGTTCCCGCCGGTCCGCCGCCGGGCACGGGCGGCGCCGGGGTACCTACGGGTCCGGTCGGTCCGGCGGGCTCGTCGGGACCGGGTGGTGCCGGGCTGCCGGGTGGCCAGGTGCCCGGCCCGGGTGGGCAGTCGTTCGGGCCGCCGCGCCAGCAGGGGCCGCAGCCGCCGGCCGGGCCGCGCCCGCAGCCGGTGGCGTCCCACGACGCGGTGATGTGCGTCAGCGCGCCCGGCATGGCGATCTCCGCGTCCGACGGCCAACTGCGCGGCCAGGGGATGCACGGCTTCTTCCGCTCGGGGGTCCGCACCCTCGCCCGGATGGAGATCCGCATCGGCGGAATCGAGCCGATGCCCCTCCAGGGCACTCTCACCTCGACGTCCGCCGCCCGTTTCGTCGGCGCCGTCCGGATTCCCGGCGACCCCGACCCGGATCCCGCGCTCACCGTGGAGCGGCTGCGGCACGCCGACGGCATAGAGACGGTGACCGTTCGCAACACCGGGCTCCGCCCCGCCAGGCTCCCGCTGGAGATCGCGCTCGGCACCGACCTGGGTCTGCTCACCGACATCGCGGCCGGCCGCCGCACCGCCGACCTGCCCGGCCAGGTCCAGTCGGCGGGGCTGCGCTGGTCCGGCCACGGCCGGGGAGCGGCGGTGTCCGCACGCCCCTCGCCGCACGCCGTACTGGCCGGCGCGGGCGTCCTGCGCTGGGACCTGGAGGTGCAGCCCGGCGCCCGCTGGTCGGTCGAACTGCACGCGGAAGTGGAGTCGGCCGCCGGCGCCGTCCGACCGCCGACGGGCCGGGGCCAGGGCGTCCCGCTGCCCTGGGCGGAGCCCGAGGTCCGGTGCGACGACCAGCGGGCCGAGCGGCTGATCGCCCGTTCGCTCGACGCGCTCGGCGGGCTGCTGCTCGCCGATGCGGACCGCCCCACCGACCTGTACACCGCCTCCGGCGCCCCCTGGCGCTTCGGCCTGACCGCCGCCGACGCCCTGTGGGCGGCCCGGCTCACCCTCCCGCTCGGCACCCGCCTCGCCGCGGGCACCCTGCGGGCACTGGCCCGCCGCCAGCACGTCGCCAACCCGGCAAACCCGGCCGGCCCGGTCGGCCCCGCTTCCGGCCAGTCCGGCAGCACCGGACCCGTCGCCGGGTCCGGCAGCGGGCCAGCCCCCGCCCCCACCTTCGTGTTCGGCACCGGCGCCGACAGCGGTGTCACCCCGGCCGCGCCCGCCGGCGGGTCGGCGGGCGGTCACACGCCCCCCGCCGCACCGGGTGCCGCCCCGT from Kitasatospora terrestris includes the following:
- a CDS encoding DUF4192 domain-containing protein is translated as MNDDRGTMPSAQIPGFLPVRMRGPADMAEMLPYLLGFFPDDSIVAVGLKGPALEQGGVIRIDIPEDAARWSRVAEDAARLLVELSEQRGRRPDQVLLYLCRDPDPDGKAEPDPGGSPGPDLESGRGPARGPDPRAEGLGGGPAVLTRLQPLARALARAFENEGVVVKESLCISAGRWRSFLCTGASCCDPDGTPIRPAHLPSPLAAAATFAGLAPRGSRKAIVAGLAPVGPPVSDVQRRAIEEAGPPFIRELTGPLGRAGTVDRTGELIAEAMAAFGAGAKGIDAARTARLLVGLQDKLGRDRGAEYAEPHELVQAQRLWRFLIQRCVPPFDYLATPPMTLLAWASWLGGDSATARIVLSRALDLDPGYTLAQLLYESLNGGLTPEKLLEAVRHERSERIRRSGTGRPEGGVVEASGMPDGRGGPEAPKPTTPEGPVGPVGPGGSGGSDGPDGPVTPAGPDRADRADPGLPAVSGPGEEGGVRPAGAGERGGRGAGPGAGARRRGAPDPGGDPGGGQPPELPEPGEDGPPVGDAAAGARRSVRRRIRLRVRQAAEQGAEIPGPGRGMPRGRAGGGWSR
- a CDS encoding alpha/beta fold hydrolase, with protein sequence MSTVSRLPGIVTTDHVFQVPLDHRAPDGEQIELYAREVVAPGRAHDDLPWLVYLQGGPGGKANRPLGKDGWLTRALDDYRVLLLDQRGTGRSTPATRQTLARRGDARQQAEYLAHFRADSIVRDAELVRHRLLGPDGRWSLLGQSFGGFCTLTYLSLAPEGLREAFVTGGLAGLRRSADEVYRAAYPRVARKNAGHYRRFPQDVAAVRRIAAHLADRPATLPDGGTLTVEAFQALGMMLGSGTGSFSLHYLLEEAWVDGAAGPELSDTFLAGAQAQLSFAQGPLYAVLHESIYGQRSVDGRGTEWSAERVRKEFPEFDAAQALADDRPVLFTGEMIYPWMFETDPSLRPLRETAQLLAERTDWSDLYDTERLAANEVPVFAAVYHDDMYVDTAHSLETADAVANTRVWVTNEWEHDGLRVSGGGVLDRLIRMAQGEI